The genome window TTCTAGATCTTAATCCCACAGGATCTACTCCTTTGGCGTAGATATCTTTGCCTTTGAAGGTGATTCTCCCCTGGACTCTAGCACTGGCGACTAAGTCATTCATGCGGTTAATACATCGAAGGATGGTACTTTTACCACAACCAGAAGGCCCGATAAAAGCAACGGCGTTATTTTTGGGAATGTCTATGTTTACCCCTGCTACGGCTTTATGAGTACCATAATAAACATCTACGTTTTCGATCTGGACTACGGGTTCTTGTGCTATATTTTTATCTGATTCTGGACTCATGATTATTTTTAGTAATTTAAAATATGGGGCTAAACCTTTTTGTCTGGATAAGGTTAAACTAAATTATTGTAAGGCTCGGATGAAAGTTGAGTAATAAAAAAACAAATTTACAGTAATTATAGTCTGAGTGTAGCGGTTATAAGTTAAGACAAAATTAACAAATTTGAAAATACGATGAGTAATATTTCCCTATGTATGATTGTCCGAAATGAGGCGAAATCTTTGCCTAAGTGTCTTGGCAGTGTGAAGGACTTGGTTTCAGAGATGATAGTTGTGGATACGGGTTCAACGGATGATACTAGGGAAGTTGCTCGGGGTTTTGGGGCGAAGGTGGTGGATTATGGGTGGAATGATAATTTTGCTGAGGCGAGAAATTTTGGTTTGGGGTTTGTGGAGTCGGATTGGGTGTTGGTGTTGGATGCGGATGAGGTTTTTAATGGTCAGTTAATTTCGGCGGTGGAGAAGGCGACTAGGGTGGATGACAATTTGGTAGTCAATTTGGTGCGCCATGAGGTGGGGGCTAATTCTTCTCCTTATTCGTTGTTGTCTCGTTTATTTCGTCGTCATCCTAAAATTAAGTTTTCTCGTCCTTATCATGCTTTAATTGATGATGCAGTGATGGATTTGTTGAGGGAGGAGAGTCATTGGCGGGTGGTGGATTTGCCTGAAGTGGCGATCGCCCATTATGGTTATCAACCTGCTATCATTGAGGCACAGGATAAGGCTAAACGGGCAAGGGTTGCCATGGAGTCTTATTTACAGGACAATCCTAATGATAGTTATGCCTGTAGTAAATTAGGGGCTTTATATCTTCAGTTAGGGGAAAGAAAAAAGGGTTTAAAGTTATTAACTAAGGGTTTGAAGTTACATGGTAGTAGCCCTGCGGTTACGTTTGAGTTGCACTATCATCTTGCTAATGCCTCAGTGAAAGATAATCAGTTTGACTCGGCCATAAAACACTATGAAAAGGCGATCGCCCTTCCCCTTTTACCTATCATAAAATTAGGGGCATATCATAACTATGCTAGTTTAGCTTATCAACGGAAAGAATATCTAAAGGCGATCGAGTTGTACCAAGAATGTTTGAAAATAAAACCCGATTTTCCCCTCGTTTATTATAATCTTGGTTTATGCTACAAAGCCCTAGGACGCAATTTCAAAGCCATCAGTGCCTATCAAACCGCCATTAAACTTAATCCTACCGATGCCTATTCCTATCAAAATCTAGGGCTATTGTTATACAGACAAGCACAATACGAAGAAAGTCAACAAGCCTTACAACAAGCCGTAATGCTTCATCGTCAACAAAATCCGAATTTTGCCCTACAATTAGAACAAGAGTTAAAGGCGATCGGTTTTTCCTTTGAATAAGTAGTGATTAATGGATAATTAATTTTTACCAATTCTCACGCCTCTACTGTTCTTTGACATAAAAAATCTGATACTTAACGTAGATAAATCTTTAGAATGAATCCCCCCTGCCCTTTTAACGGGAGATGTCGAAGACAGAGGAGTAGGGATTTAGGGGGCAAAACGGTAATGCTTTTCACAACTGATTACTTGAACTTAATATGACTTGGAAAGAAAAAACAGGAAATCAAAGGGATTGGCATTGGCGAGGGTGGAAAATTCGCTATAGCTACATCAGAGTTAACCCTGAAAATAAAAACAACGATATTCCCATAATTTTATTACACGGTTTTGGGGCTTCTATCGGACATTGGCGCCACAATATTCCTGTATTAAAAAAAAATCACACCGTTTATGCCCTAGATTTACTTGGTTTTGGGGCATCCCGCAAAGCCTACACCAATTATGATGTTACTTTATGGTCTGAATTAGTGTATGATTTTTGGCGAGAATTTATCAATGTACCCGTAATTATCATAGGTAATTCTATCGGTTCATTAATTGCTCTTTTTGCCACCGCCCAACATCCTACCATGGTGCATAGATTGGTAATGTTGAGTTTACCTGATTTATCGGCAAGGCAGAAGATGTTACCCAAGTTTGTTTTACCTTTAGTTAAAACCCTTGAAACTATTGTGGCTTCTCCTTTACTTATCAGGATAATATTTTTGGTTGCTCGTCGCCCTGGGGTAATTCGTAAGTGGTTGGGGGTTGCCTATGTGGATAAAACTTCCGTGGATGATGAATTGGTGGATATTATTGCCACACCTCCCCAAGATAAGGGGGCAGCGCGCACTTTAATCGCCCTGAGTAAGTCCGTTAATCAATCTGATTTTTCTTTATCTGCAAGGGAATTATTAGGGCAGGTTAATATTCCTATGTTACTACTTTGGGGTAAGGGCGATCGCTTCATACCCCCTACCATAGCCCCCCAATTAGCTACGGTTAACCCCTTAATTACCTTAAATTTATTGGATGATTTGGGGCATTGTCTCCACGACGAAAAACCCGATTTATTTCACCAAATTTTATTTGATTGGCTGAGAGTAATAGACACTAATACTTAGGGGAGAAAGTAATAATATCGATTATTTCTCTTTTGCCACTTTCCAAAAGAAAAAGTAAGAACATTACTAGCTTTTACACCTCATGATAAATAGTACATGAATAAATCAAAACTAGAAAACTGTTTCAGTCTTCACTACAAAACTTTTTCATCAAAGCCTAATTATTCAAAAATATCTAACTGATTCATAATTTCCTCGGTATTATCTTGATTAGAAGGGGTTAACTTTTTAATATTTTTCCTCAAACCCATGGCGATTTTACTGTGTTTTTCGATTTGAGTCATAACTTGTTTCGCACGGCTAATTACAACTTTTGGTAAACCTGCCAATCTTCCCGCTTCAATACCATAGGATTTATCAGCACCCCCAGGTTTGACTTCATGGAGAAAAATTATTTCGTTTTCTAACTCCTTCACCGTTACCTGATAGTTAGCCACATTATCTAAAATAGAAGCCAATTCGTTTAACTCGTGGTAATGGGTAGCAAAAATAGTACGACTTTGGATTTCAATGGCAAGGTATTCGGCAACCGCCCAAGCAATGGATAAACCGTCAAAGGTGGCTGTACCTCTACCGATTTCATCTAATAACACCAAAGATTTATCGGTGGCATGGTTAAGAATGTTGGCAGTTTCGTTCATTTCCACCATAAAAGTAGATTGCCCTGTGGCGATGTCATCCACCGCACCCACACGGGTAAAAATGCGATCGCATATACTTATTTTGGCACTTTCTGCAGGAATAAAACTACCTATTTGAGTCATTAATTGAATCAAACCAACTTGGCGAAGATAACAACTTTTTCCACTAGCATTAGGTCCAGTTAATACTATTAAATCAGGGGTTTTTTCTGCCCCCAAAGAGGTAGAATTAGGCACAAACATGCCAAAACCTAATATTTTTTCCACCACAGGATGACGACCATTTTTAATTTTAATGGTACGATCTTCGGTAATTTCAGGACGGTTATAATCTTGATATACTGCTAACTCCGCCAGTCCGCTTAATACATCCATAGCGGCGATCGCTCTTGCAACTTTCCTTATTTCGTCAGTTTTTTGTGCCACCGTAGAACGTAAATCCACAAAAATTTGATACTCAAACTTTGCCAAGTCATCTTTTGCATTTAAAATGCGATTTTCCTTTTCTTTTAACTCAGCAGTAATGTATCTTTCTTCATTCAATAAAGTTTGTTTACGCTGATAATTTTCGGGAGCAAATTCTGCCTTAGAACGGGGCATACTGATATAATAACCAAAGGTTTTGTTATAACCCACCTTCAAATTATTAATTCCCGTGCGCTCCCTTTCCGTCACCTCCAGATTAGCCAACCATTCCTTATCCCCATCAATTAAACGGCGCATCTCATCCAACTGCTTATTTACCCCATCTCGGATAATACCCCCCTCCTTCACGTGTTGCGGAGGAGACTCCACCAAAGAATCTACCACCTCTTTACCCAACTCCTCCAACTCAGGCGGTACATTTTGCAAAGCTTGGAAATAGAGCGATTTACCTTCTTTCGCCAACTCTGCTAAATAGGTCAATTTTAATAAAGAATCCCCCAAATTGAGCAACTCCTTCGGATTTGCCGTACTTGCACCAACTCGGCCCGTAATACGTTCTAAATCATAGATACTCTTAAATAAACTCCTCATTTCCTCCCGCAAGGGCAAATTATCAATTAACTCAGCAATGGTATCTTGACGGGCTATAATTCCCCGCTTACTGAGTAGAGGTTGCAATAACCAACGCCTGAGCGCCCTTGCCCCCATAGCGGTACAAGTCTTATCCAAAGCCCACAATAAAGAGCCATGAAAGGTGTTGTCTCGCACCGTAGTAGTGATTTCGAGGTTTCGTCGTGAGGTGGCATCTAGCATCAAATAATCTGCAACACTGTAAGTGCTAATAAGTTGCAATGGTACTTGATTCGCCTTTTGGGTATCCTGCACATAGTCGAGTAAACCTCCTGCAGCCCGAATGGCGAGGGGTAAATGTTCACAACCGACTCCCTCTAAGGATTTGAGTTTAAATTCTAATAATAATTTGGGTTTAGCTTCGTTAATATCAAAGGTTTTTTGCGATCGCAACGTATAACAAAAACAATCAGGAAGAAACTCAGGGAGATGTTCCGACTTTTGCCCCGGACGCAATAAACTATTAATATCAGGAGCATTGATAGGAAACAAAATTTCCGCAGGTTGCAACCTCAACAATTCCGTCGCCAAACTGGTTAAATCTTTGCTCTGGGTAGTAAAAAATTCCCCCGTAGAAATATCTGCATAAGCCAAACCCCAATGCTCTTTTGCTACCACCACCGCCGCTAAAAAATTGTTTTGCCGAGAGGGTAACATCTCATCTTCTGTTACCGTGCCGGGGGTTAATAACTTAGTAATCGCCCGTTTAACTAACCTTTTCTCCGCCGTTGCCTTAGAAGCATCCTCCACCTGATCACAGATTACCACCCCATACCCCTTTTCTACCAATTGTCTCGCATAACGATCAAGGGCGTGATGGGGTACACCAGTCATGGCAATTCTACCCACATTTTGCCCCGCATCCTTACTGGTAATGACTAACTCCAATTCTTGGGCAATTGTCACCGCATCCTGAAAAAAGCACTCAAAAAAATCTCCCACCCTATACAGTAAAAGACAGTTAGGATATTGTTCCTTTACCTCCACATAATGATGATACATGGGGGTTAAGTCTTTGATGTTGATTAACCGATAATCTTCGTGGGGAGCGTTTCTGGTGGCTTTGGTGGTAACAATTTCCGTCATTATTTCCTATCAATTTTTGGGCTTTTCCTATTCTATTATTAACTACGATGAGGAAACTAATCAATAATCAACCACTAATATTTTTTAAACTTACTTACAAAATTCAAATATGTCAAAATATAATCTCAGGTTTATAACCGACACGGATTTATATAATCATACGAAAGAAACCGTTGAAAAATATACATTTAAAATAAACTTAAAAACCTTTAGTAAGAATTTAATTGATCCTATTAAATTAACATTCAATTCTAAAGTTTATAACAAAAATATTGTTGATGTTATTGAAAACGAAATAATTAGACAAATGGATAAGTCAAATACTAATCACATTGGTTATTTTCATCAAAATATTTTTCAATATATGGGTAATGGATGGGAAGTGCCAAAACGGGGTTATGACGTAATAAATAAAAAATTAAATTACTATGTTGAAATGAAAAATAAACATAATACGATGAACTCTTCATCATCACAAAAAACTTATATGAGAATGCAAAACACATTATTAAATAATCCTGAAGCAACCTGTATGCTGGTTGAAGTAGTGGCAAAAAAGAGTCAGAATATAGTGTGGAATATTAATTTAGATGGTAATACTGTTTCTAATGGTCAAATCAGAAGAGTATCAATAGATAAATTCTATGAATTGGTAACAGGAGAAAAAACTGCTTTTAAACAACTATGTGAAATTTTACCATCGGTAATTGATGATATTATAAGTAGAACAGAATTAGATGAAAAACAAAATACTGTCATTTCAGAATTATTAGAAATATCACCTAATTTATTAAAAAGTATTTATTTACTATCTTTCCGTAAATATCAAGGATTTGATCAGTTTAATGTCTAAAGAATTTGTCACAGAAGCTCTACTAGCTGATATTTTGTCAGTGTCTCGATCCACCATAGAAAAATGGAAAATCAGCGGTAAAATTACACCCTCTAAAAATGGTGAATATTGCTTAGAAGATTTACAATATTTTCCTTCTATTAAATCAATGATAAATTCTCAGTGGGAAAAACAACAAAACATAATTCCTAAAAGAAAATATCAATCCATCGAACTTTTTGCAGGGGCTGGTGGTTTAGGCATTGGCTTAGAAAAAGCAGGTTTTGATACCATTGCTTTAAATGAAATCTATAAAGATTCTTGCAATACTTTACGACATAATCGCCCCCATTGGAATGTAATTGAAGGAGATATTAGTAAGGTTAATTTTTTAAACTATAGTCAATATAATATTGATTTATTATCAGGAGGATTTCCTTGTCAGGCTTTTTCCTATGCTGGAAATAAATTAGGATTTGAAGATACTAGGGGCACTTTATTTTTTGAATTTGCTAGGGCTATTAAGGAGTTACAACCCAAAATTTTTGTAGGGGAAAATGTACGAGGTTTACTAAATCATGAACAGGGTAAAACTTTAAATGCAATTAAGTCAGTAATTTCTGAATTAGGGTATGTTTTAATTGAGCCGAGAGTTTTAAAAGCTATTTTTTATCGTGTACCTCAAAAGCGAGAAAGATTATTTTTAATAGGTATTAGACAGGATTTATTTAACTATACAAATTTCATTTGGCCTGAGCCTTTTTCACGCATTATGACTTTAAAAGATGCCTTAAAAAAAGGAGAATTATATAATAGTGATTGTCCTCCCTCTGCTGGTCAAAATTATCCTGTTAAAAAACAAAAAGTAATGGATTTAGTACCCCCAGGGGGTTGTTGGACAGATTTGCCAGAAGATATTAAACGTGAGTATATGGGCAAAAGTTATTTTTTGGGGGGAGGAAAAACGGGTATAGCTAGAAGATTATCTTTTGAACTTCCTAGCTTAACTTTAACTTGTTCTCCTGCTCAAAAACAAACGGAAAGATGTCACCCCCAAGAAACTAGACCTCTAAATATTCGGGAGTATGCTAGGATTCAAACATTTCCTGATGATTGGAGTTTTATGGGTTCAATCAGTAGTCAGTATAGGCAGATAGGTAATGCTGTGCCTGTTAATTTGGCTTGGGCTTTGGGTAATTGTCTGATAGCTGTGTTGAATCAAATAGAGGATAAGGTTGAGTTACAGGATAGGGAGTTTAATGAGACTGCTTTTGCCAATCACCAACAAATGGATTTATTTGACTCAAGTTGCTATGGGTGAATTATTTTTTGTTAATACTTTATCCATAATTCACCTTTTTGTTAGATAAACTCAATTTAGCCAAAACGATAACCAAAACCTCTTACGGTAATGATATATTCTGGATGACTAGGATCTAATTCTAATTTTTCTCTTAGCCAACGGATATGAACATCAACGGTTTTTGTGTCTCCGAGAAAGTCTGCTCCCCAAATGTTGTTGATTAATTGATCTCTATCCCATACTCTTTTAGGATAGGTCATGAATAGCTCTAAGAGTTTAAATTCTTTGGGAGATAGGCTTACGGCTTGGTTTCTGACGGTTACTCTACATTCATCGGGGAAAAGGGTAATTTCTTTGTATTGTTTTACGTTTTCTGGAGGGGCGTTGTTGATGCTGTTGCGACGAATTAAGGCACGACAACGGGCGACTAATTCTTTCATGCTGAAAGGTTTGGTTAGGTAGTCGTCGGCACCTACTTCTAGTCCTAATACTCTATCGGTTTCGGCGGTTTTGGCACTTAGAATGAGGATGGGAATATTATTTCCTCGATGTCTGAGTAAGCGACATATATCTAAGCCGTTTACTTCTGGTAACATTAGGTCTAAGATTATCATGTCAAAACCTTGTTTTTCGGTGGTTTGGCTGGTTTGACGTTCTAGTAAATTCAGTGCTTCTCTGCCGTTGTGGGTATTGGTTACTTGGTATCCTTCTTCTTCAAGGTTGAGACTAATCATGTTTCGGATTAAGTCTTCGTCTTCAATGACGAGAATACGGCTGGGAAGTTGTCTTTTGGTAGTGGAGGCAATGGGTGGTAAGTCCAGAGTAAGCATAAAAACTCTCTATGTTTTGTTCTCTAATAACATTTATATCAGAAATATGACTTGGGGATTCGATTTTGGTTTATTAATTTTATTAAAAGTTTTTGTCCTATGGTTGGGTAATGGATTAGATTAGTAGTTAAGTAGTTATTAGAGATTTAAGCAATTATGGATGTTAAACTATTATTATTGATTTTGACTGGTTTATTTATCGTAGCGGCTCCGTTTTTCGGTACTAGAAATGGTTTTTATGATTCCGATAATTATGACGGGAATGGCTCTGCTCACTAATTTATGGCGGTTATGATTCAACAGCAGGAATGTTCTTCTTCTCCATCTTTTCATTTGTCTTGCTCTCCTTTGGCAGTGGGTCATGATACTGAAGGATTGGCTATTATGTTAAATGTGGGAGAATACCGCATTTTGCTTGATTGTGGTTTGGAGAATATAAAGTCTCTTCTGGTT of Cyanobacterium sp. HL-69 contains these proteins:
- the ndhP gene encoding NAD(P)H-quinone oxidoreductase subunit NdhP, which encodes MDVKLLLLILTGLFIVAAPFFGTRNGFYDSDNYDGNGSAH
- a CDS encoding type II restriction enzyme eco47ii encodes the protein MSKYNLRFITDTDLYNHTKETVEKYTFKINLKTFSKNLIDPIKLTFNSKVYNKNIVDVIENEIIRQMDKSNTNHIGYFHQNIFQYMGNGWEVPKRGYDVINKKLNYYVEMKNKHNTMNSSSSQKTYMRMQNTLLNNPEATCMLVEVVAKKSQNIVWNINLDGNTVSNGQIRRVSIDKFYELVTGEKTAFKQLCEILPSVIDDIISRTELDEKQNTVISELLEISPNLLKSIYLLSFRKYQGFDQFNV
- the dcm5 gene encoding DNA (cytosine-5)-methyltransferase 1 Dcm5, giving the protein MSKEFVTEALLADILSVSRSTIEKWKISGKITPSKNGEYCLEDLQYFPSIKSMINSQWEKQQNIIPKRKYQSIELFAGAGGLGIGLEKAGFDTIALNEIYKDSCNTLRHNRPHWNVIEGDISKVNFLNYSQYNIDLLSGGFPCQAFSYAGNKLGFEDTRGTLFFEFARAIKELQPKIFVGENVRGLLNHEQGKTLNAIKSVISELGYVLIEPRVLKAIFYRVPQKRERLFLIGIRQDLFNYTNFIWPEPFSRIMTLKDALKKGELYNSDCPPSAGQNYPVKKQKVMDLVPPGGCWTDLPEDIKREYMGKSYFLGGGKTGIARRLSFELPSLTLTCSPAQKQTERCHPQETRPLNIREYARIQTFPDDWSFMGSISSQYRQIGNAVPVNLAWALGNCLIAVLNQIEDKVELQDREFNETAFANHQQMDLFDSSCYG
- the mutS gene encoding DNA mismatch repair protein MutS; this encodes MTEIVTTKATRNAPHEDYRLINIKDLTPMYHHYVEVKEQYPNCLLLYRVGDFFECFFQDAVTIAQELELVITSKDAGQNVGRIAMTGVPHHALDRYARQLVEKGYGVVICDQVEDASKATAEKRLVKRAITKLLTPGTVTEDEMLPSRQNNFLAAVVVAKEHWGLAYADISTGEFFTTQSKDLTSLATELLRLQPAEILFPINAPDINSLLRPGQKSEHLPEFLPDCFCYTLRSQKTFDINEAKPKLLLEFKLKSLEGVGCEHLPLAIRAAGGLLDYVQDTQKANQVPLQLISTYSVADYLMLDATSRRNLEITTTVRDNTFHGSLLWALDKTCTAMGARALRRWLLQPLLSKRGIIARQDTIAELIDNLPLREEMRSLFKSIYDLERITGRVGASTANPKELLNLGDSLLKLTYLAELAKEGKSLYFQALQNVPPELEELGKEVVDSLVESPPQHVKEGGIIRDGVNKQLDEMRRLIDGDKEWLANLEVTERERTGINNLKVGYNKTFGYYISMPRSKAEFAPENYQRKQTLLNEERYITAELKEKENRILNAKDDLAKFEYQIFVDLRSTVAQKTDEIRKVARAIAAMDVLSGLAELAVYQDYNRPEITEDRTIKIKNGRHPVVEKILGFGMFVPNSTSLGAEKTPDLIVLTGPNASGKSCYLRQVGLIQLMTQIGSFIPAESAKISICDRIFTRVGAVDDIATGQSTFMVEMNETANILNHATDKSLVLLDEIGRGTATFDGLSIAWAVAEYLAIEIQSRTIFATHYHELNELASILDNVANYQVTVKELENEIIFLHEVKPGGADKSYGIEAGRLAGLPKVVISRAKQVMTQIEKHSKIAMGLRKNIKKLTPSNQDNTEEIMNQLDIFE
- a CDS encoding Glycosyl transferase, family 2:TPR repeat:TPR repeat, encoding MSNISLCMIVRNEAKSLPKCLGSVKDLVSEMIVVDTGSTDDTREVARGFGAKVVDYGWNDNFAEARNFGLGFVESDWVLVLDADEVFNGQLISAVEKATRVDDNLVVNLVRHEVGANSSPYSLLSRLFRRHPKIKFSRPYHALIDDAVMDLLREESHWRVVDLPEVAIAHYGYQPAIIEAQDKAKRARVAMESYLQDNPNDSYACSKLGALYLQLGERKKGLKLLTKGLKLHGSSPAVTFELHYHLANASVKDNQFDSAIKHYEKAIALPLLPIIKLGAYHNYASLAYQRKEYLKAIELYQECLKIKPDFPLVYYNLGLCYKALGRNFKAISAYQTAIKLNPTDAYSYQNLGLLLYRQAQYEESQQALQQAVMLHRQQNPNFALQLEQELKAIGFSFE
- a CDS encoding putative alpha/beta hydrolase superfamily protein gives rise to the protein MTWKEKTGNQRDWHWRGWKIRYSYIRVNPENKNNDIPIILLHGFGASIGHWRHNIPVLKKNHTVYALDLLGFGASRKAYTNYDVTLWSELVYDFWREFINVPVIIIGNSIGSLIALFATAQHPTMVHRLVMLSLPDLSARQKMLPKFVLPLVKTLETIVASPLLIRIIFLVARRPGVIRKWLGVAYVDKTSVDDELVDIIATPPQDKGAARTLIALSKSVNQSDFSLSARELLGQVNIPMLLLWGKGDRFIPPTIAPQLATVNPLITLNLLDDLGHCLHDEKPDLFHQILFDWLRVIDTNT
- the phoB gene encoding two-component system, OmpR family, phosphate regulon response regulator PhoB, with translation MLTLDLPPIASTTKRQLPSRILVIEDEDLIRNMISLNLEEEGYQVTNTHNGREALNLLERQTSQTTEKQGFDMIILDLMLPEVNGLDICRLLRHRGNNIPILILSAKTAETDRVLGLEVGADDYLTKPFSMKELVARCRALIRRNSINNAPPENVKQYKEITLFPDECRVTVRNQAVSLSPKEFKLLELFMTYPKRVWDRDQLINNIWGADFLGDTKTVDVHIRWLREKLELDPSHPEYIITVRGFGYRFG